The region TGCGCGTCTGAATAGATCGGCGTCGATTCATATTCCTTCGTCAGCCATTCAGGAGCAGTGGGACGGTTTTGTTCGAGGACGAGGATCTCGGGACGCGTAAGCTCAAGCTGCTCTTTAACGCGCGCCGCCAGCTCAACTGAGATCGGGTTGTCTCTAAGGTGATTGTCGAACAAAACAGCCGCCGGCGGGCGACGATTTGCCAGCAGATAAAGATTCGGCGTATTGCCCCAAATATAGAAGGTCTCACCATCGCGAAGATGCGAATTAATAACTTCAACCGTCTTATCCGCAAAATTTAGCACAGGTAATTGTGGGACGAATTCGTTCGCATAGATCGATCGGTAAACTGGTAGCTGGTATAAAAACAAAGTTGCTGTGAGAGCGATCGCGGCCGTGCTCCCGGCTGCTTTGTGAAGGGTTTTCGTTGAGTCGCAAAAATATCCAATGCCCCACGCCGACGCGATCACGAGCGATGGGATCCACAACTGATAATAATGAACCGAAAATCGACCGGCAGCCGCGAGCGCGACCCAGGACGATATTACAAAAACCGCGATCAGTAAGCCGAGACGTCTCTCATAAAGAAATGCACAGACAACCCCTATGGATGCGAACGCTGCAAGCGGCCCTATCACATCAACGCTAATTTCGGCTTGTCCCATAACCGGGGCAAAGATATTTGTGAGCAGGCTGCCCGAATAGTGATTGTTAAAAACAACAAGGCTCTTATATACAATGTCGCCACGGCCTGTTGCGGCAAAATATCCAAACAGGAGTAGCCAACCGGCAACTCCGACACCGCCGATCGTCAACGCGTTATAGATTCCGCGTTTTCTGCTCACAACAAGAACAGCGTACGTCAGCGTGATGAATACGACATTCGCTGCTACCACCGGCTTGTAGAGCGATGCTGAAAGGAACAATGCGCCGACCAGAACGGAATTTATAAACGAGAGGCCGTCTTTGCGGTTCGCGACAATCAGGTAGAACGCGAGAACGACAAACGCGTCGATAATAGGTTCGGTGTTCGGGTCGCGGCCTTCGAGGCCGAAACTGCCGGACACGAGCGCCCACAGAAAAGCTGCGATCACTCCGGCAATTTGTCCGCCGGGACCCTGCTTTGCCGCAAGAAAGATGCTCCACAATACCAACAGACACACAATGTAACTGAGCACATGCAGCGTTTGAGGCGAATAGCCAAGAACGACCTCGGCTAATGCATATGTGATAAAAGGAGCCGGCGGTTTGTGGTCCCAGATATCGGTGTAAAGCTGTTTGCCGTCTAGTAACTCGTGAGCAACAACGGCATAGGATGCCGGGTCAACATTGATTGGAACGGTCGGCCCATAGAGACGGTCAACTCCGATCAGCGCCGAAAGCAGGAGCATTACGATAACAGCGAAGCGCGCAGTGATCGACGCAGAGCTTGGCACATACGGCATCCCTTTCGTGCTTAAAAGCCCTTTGTCGATAAACTCCGATGACTGCATCGTTAAAAATTATCTCTAATGTGTTTCGCCGATCACGGTCACATTTCTGCCCATCGGCCTTTCATCTCGTTGTATTGATGAAGCATGTTCGCCCATCGAAACAACGTCGAAACTGTCGGTGTACTGCGACAATATATCGCTTACAAGCGCGAGTTTGTTCTCAAGCGATATTTCCATGCCGGGGAAAAACTTCAGTTCATCCACGTCGTCACCGCATAGAAAATCTAGAGGGTGCAGCAAAAGCGAGGGCTGAGTTCCTGTAAATTTGCATGCGGCAAGTGCTGCTCGCCAATATAGAAGAGCCGCCTTGCGCGAGAAAGTTGCAATGTAGAGCAGATAACTTAGATGTATCGGGGTTTTGATTATGGGAAACGTGGTCACCGGAATTTCTGCCATATCATGGCCGGCGACATTCGTCATTCGCGGCTTCAGGCTTTGAAATCCATCTGACAATTTCCCGAAGAGTTTTTTGCGTTTCTCGCGTTCCTCATCGGCCATCTTCGGCGATTTGAAAAAATAGTAGGCACGAGCGAGCGGCCCAACATAGGTTGGAAGCGTTGAGCAATCATATTTGTAGCCGCGTTCGGCTAGTACTTCTAAAACCGTTGGACTGAGACTATAACCCGGACCGCGAAAGCCCGTCGGACGCTTGCCGGTCACGTTTAACAGAGCAGTCTCAGTTTTATCAAATTCTTCGACAAGCTCTTCTTTTGAATAAAGATGTAGCCACGGTTCGTGATTGAAAGAGTGGTTGCCGATCTCGTGACCCGCGTTTGCTATCGAAGCTATTGCGTTGCGATTTTCCTCAAGAGCTGCATCCTGGCCGACGATGAAAAACGTTATCTTGAGATCTCGCTTCTTTAGAAATGCAAGCGCACGAGGCACAACAATATCGAGATACGACGGGAAAGATTCCCAGCCAGCATCACCGTGGGTCTTCATGTATGACCATTTATTGTCGAGGTCGAGCGAAAGGCTCGCTATCTGCTTCTTCATAAAGTAATTGCCGAAAGAAATCGCAATAAATTATTTTGTGCCTTTTTGCGGCCATAATTCTTGCAAAAAGTTCTCTGCTAACTGAACAGTTTCGTTAACATTTAATGTTCCGTTGACGATGTGCGACGAATTGACCACATACAATCCATCGACCGAGGTTTTCATCGAAGGCAGGTCGCGCGAGTAATTTAAAACGGGTAGTGGAAACACTTGCCGAACGCGCGAGACTTTGAACGCAAGGACATCTTTTCGCGTGAAATGCGAGTACATTGTTTCCATGCCGTTCAGGAAAATTCTCTGTATCTCGTCGTCGGACTTTTCAAAAAGCTCGTCGTCTGGTGCGACGTATTTTGGTAGATAAATAAGTGCATTGCGGCCAAATTCTTTTTTATCGACGAGAGCCGACATCTCGATCACGCCGGTGAATGGCGCTTCGTCGGTGATGTTTGTAACGTAAAAATTCGACATCGAGCATTTCATTAGCACGGATGCACAGACGATGCCTTGGTATCGGATATTTTCGAGGCCTTGCTTCTCGGTTTCGGTCAGTTGCGGAGCGATCTTCGCGGCGACGTTTGACGGGCAGGTCAGTATGACCCGGTCAAATGTTTCGCCGCCGCCATTTCCGCGAAATCCGAACGCATCACCCGACGACAGATCAGGTTCCGATAGAAAGCCTCCTGAAAATCCACGTGCGACGATCGTTGCAGTTTGCACCATGCCGTATTTGGTTTTTTGCGGCATCGCATGATCTTTTGCGTCGGCTCGCCTGCGTGTTGCTGGCACAGAAACGCGAATCTTACCGTTCTCAAGTTTTTCTATTTTTTCGACTGACGAATTAAGTCTGATATCGACACCTTTCTCGGCCAACACTTCGGCGAAGCGTTCCAAGACACGAGCATAACCGCCGCGAACGTAGCCGAACATTTCTTTCTTCAGGCCAGTGTTTCTCGCGGCATACATCCGCTGGATCGTTGCCCAGATAAATGCGCCTGATGTTTCTTTGTATGCGTCGCCGAGCTTTGCTTTGAGCAGCGGCTTCCAGATCTTTTCGAATGTCTTTTTGCCGGAGAGCTTTGTCAGCCAATCTTTGACCGTGATCTTTTCTAGTTGTTTCCAGTCTTTGACGCGCGATGCGAAAAAGATCGTTGCGCCGAGGCGGAGTTTGCTGATCAAGCCGAGCGGCGGGAACTTTAGAAATTCCTTTGTGTTCGACATCGACACAAGTTCACCGTCGGTGTAAAAACCAGTCTTTGTCTCGACCCATCGATATTCGTCGCCGAGGCCAAGCTGTTCAATGAGCTTTCGGGTGAAGTTGTCGGAGGCGAGCGTGACGTGATAATGCTTGTCCCAAAAGACATCGCCTATCTCCCACGCCGAGGCAAGGCCGCCGATCTGGTCGCCCGATTCAAAAAGCGTAACATTAGCTCCGCTCTCAGCCAGACGCAGAGCGAGCGTCATGCCAAGAAAACCGGAACCTACAATTGCCACTCTTTCACGCATGCGTTATACAAAAAAGGGCTCAGCCATCCGAGCCGCTCTACGTTTTTCAAACTCCGGCTCGACCTCAATGACATTTTGGGCAGCGATCTCATAGTCCAATCCGCAATCGCATGAGAAAGTTCCCGTGTCAGCGTCGGCAAACCTATGAAAAAGCTGGCCGCATTTGCAAACCGCACCTATCGAACGCGCCGGAGATCCAAGTACGAGATGAAAGTCAGGAACGCTTTTGGTAACGACTGAACCCATACCCACCATTGCCCAACGTCCTATCTCGAGATCGTTGCCAATGACACAGCTAGCTCCTATGGTTGCACCTTCTCGGACGAGTGTCGGCAATGTGTGTTTGTCGGGCTCGCTTGGCCTCAACGATTTGAGATCTGGAAATGTCGCACGCGGAAACTTATCATTCGTAAATGTCGTTGAAGCTGAGATCATGACGCCGTCTTCGATCGTTACGGCCGCGCAAATATAAACCATCGCATTTATCTTGACGCGATTACCGATCTGTACGTCGTAGGCGATATAGCTCTTTTCGCCGACGATGCATTCTCTGCCGATAGTTGCGCCATGCCGGATGTGCACGTTGTCCCAGATGCTCGATCCTTCGCCAATAGACACGTCGTCTTCGATTATTGCTGTCGGATGTATTCTTGCCATAATTTACTTTGCGGTCATCGCTTTCTCAACCACTGGTTGCCACAAATTTTGCTTCATTGATCTATATGCCGCCTCGATCACCTGCACCGAGGCCAGAGCGTCAGAGGGTTTAATAAATAATTCTTCTTTACCACGAAGTGCATTGGCAAAATTTTCGATCTTGCCCCTAAACGAAGCCGTCTTGTCGTATCCTTTTCCAAACACTGTCCAATCGGGGCTCGAATTGAGTTTGTATTTAGACTCGCGCCAACCTATGTGAAGTGTGCCGTTGGTTCCATAGATACTAATGAAATAAGGAAGTTCCTTATTGATACCCCACGTCAGATCGACACTTGCTGTGACATCATTTTGTGCCTTGGCAAACATCTTGACGTTCTCATCGACCGACAAACCTTGAGTGCCGCCGGCATCGACGACCAGTACAGAATCAATGCCGCCGAGAAAATAGCGAATAATGTCGACGGAGTGCGTCCCGTTGTCGATGAGCACGCCGCCGCCCGAAATTTCCTCTTGCGAGTTCCAACGCCTCGACATATCTACCTTCGCGGTGAGCGCATTTTCAAATTGCAGCACGTCGCCGAGAACACCGGAAGCAAGAATGCCCTTGGCCTTGATCACGTCGCCGCAATAGCGGAATTTCGACGCCATAGTAAAAAGTACTCCGGCCTTTTCGGCTGCGGCTATCATTTTTTCAGCGTCTGCGACATTTGTGGTCAGTGGCTTTTCACATAATACAGGAAGCCCATGCTCCATAAAGAAGCAAGCGATCTCAGGATGTGTTGATGGAGGTGTTGCTATGATCACGGCGTCGAGTTCTGTCTCAACAAATTGCCTGTAATCATCACATACCTTGCCGCCGACGATCTCCGCCAATGCAGACGCGGCTTCGGGCCGCACATCGGCGATCGCGACAAGATCACAGCAGTTGCTCTCATTAAATGCTTGAGCATATGCCTGCGCGATGCCACCGGCCCCGACGAGTCCAAATTTCAGTTTGTTCATAATTCACAATGGGTCGAATGGAATCTATAGGTCATATAGGTCCCATAGGAATCTATTTTCGTAGTTTGCTTGCTGCGATCCTCACATTTTCCGCAATGTAGCGAACGTGCTCTTCGGTATATTTCTCATTCCACGGCAGGACGAGCACATCGTGTAATGCCTTTGCAGTTAACGGATAATTTTCCATCTCGTAATCAACCGCACCATCGCGTGCAAGATTGAACGGGAACTGGCTGTCGCCAAGCGTGTTCTTTTCTTGAAAGACCTGGCACATAAACGCCGGTTTTACTATGTAGCGCGGTGCCGAAAAAATGTTCTTTTCCTTGAGTAGATTTGCGAGTCCCGGCGAGCCGCCTTCGATCTTTGTGTCGTCAACTGTGAGGCAGTATTTCCAGTAAACATGCGTTGCATTATCGGCGATCACCGGTAACTCGATTCCGTCGATGCCATCAAGCAGGTCCGTCAACATTGCGGCCGTCCGCTGGCGGTTTGCGACACATTCTTCAAGCTTTTCGAGCTGGCCGAGAGCGACCGCTGCTTGAAGTTCGCTAATGCGATAGTTCAACGCCATGAAGTAATGATCGGCGTTAGCATCTCCATAGCCCCAGGCTTTATTGATGTAGAGAAACATATGGCGGGCGATCTTTTCGTCGTTGGTGACGACCATGCCGCCTTCGCCGACTGTCATATGTTTGCCCTGTTGGAGCGAAAAGCAGCCGATATCCCCGATCGTGCCCGCATACTTGTCACCGCACTTTGCGAGGAAGGTTTGCGCGGAATCTTCGATCACCGGCAAATTATGTTCGCGGGCGAGTTCCATGATCGGTTCCATCTCACATGGATTGCCGAATAGATGTGTGACGATGATCGCTTTTGTGCGGTCGCTGATCTTTGCCTTGATGGTTTCAGCAGTAACGTTGAGTGTTTTGGAATCCACTTCTGCAAAAACAGGCACAACGCCGCGATACATCAAAGGCGTCAACGCGCCCATATCTGTGATCGAGGTTGTGATTATTTCGTCGCCGGGATTTGGGTTTACGGTCGCGACCGCTATGTGGATCGCTGCGGAACCTGACGTACATGCATAGGCGTATTTCGCGCCAAATTTCTCAGCAAATTTCTGCTCAAGCAGCTTGCCAAATTTTCCTTTTGTCGTCGTCAGCGTTCCTGAGCGTAAAGCCTCAGTCACATATGCGATCTCTGTTTCGTCAAACGTCCGGCCGGACGCATCCTGATCGGAAGGCAGCATCATTAGCCTTTCCGCATGTGTTGTAGGTGTCATAAATCGTTAGTTAAGTTCGGTCGAATTTGCAGAAACCACGTTGAGTTTCTTTGTCGTTATAGAAGGTGTAATCGCGTCGGATTTCCGAAACCAACGCAATTTTATGAGGGATGAAAGCAGTTTAAGATGGCCGAGAATGGTCTTGGCCGTTTTCATCTTGGACAGACCAAATAAACGGACCTCCAAAACAGCAGGGAATTCAACGATCTTGCCGCCGCTCAGGTCGAGCCGCCCGAGCATTTCAGCAACGCCGAGAA is a window of Chloracidobacterium sp. DNA encoding:
- a CDS encoding N-acetyltransferase — its product is MMARIHPTAIIEDDVSIGEGSSIWDNVHIRHGATIGRECIVGEKSYIAYDVQIGNRVKINAMVYICAAVTIEDGVMISASTTFTNDKFPRATFPDLKSLRPSEPDKHTLPTLVREGATIGASCVIGNDLEIGRWAMVGMGSVVTKSVPDFHLVLGSPARSIGAVCKCGQLFHRFADADTGTFSCDCGLDYEIAAQNVIEVEPEFEKRRAARMAEPFFV
- a CDS encoding polysaccharide deacetylase family protein; this translates as MKKQIASLSLDLDNKWSYMKTHGDAGWESFPSYLDIVVPRALAFLKKRDLKITFFIVGQDAALEENRNAIASIANAGHEIGNHSFNHEPWLHLYSKEELVEEFDKTETALLNVTGKRPTGFRGPGYSLSPTVLEVLAERGYKYDCSTLPTYVGPLARAYYFFKSPKMADEEREKRKKLFGKLSDGFQSLKPRMTNVAGHDMAEIPVTTFPIIKTPIHLSYLLYIATFSRKAALLYWRAALAACKFTGTQPSLLLHPLDFLCGDDVDELKFFPGMEISLENKLALVSDILSQYTDSFDVVSMGEHASSIQRDERPMGRNVTVIGETH
- a CDS encoding NAD(P)/FAD-dependent oxidoreductase, yielding MRERVAIVGSGFLGMTLALRLAESGANVTLFESGDQIGGLASAWEIGDVFWDKHYHVTLASDNFTRKLIEQLGLGDEYRWVETKTGFYTDGELVSMSNTKEFLKFPPLGLISKLRLGATIFFASRVKDWKQLEKITVKDWLTKLSGKKTFEKIWKPLLKAKLGDAYKETSGAFIWATIQRMYAARNTGLKKEMFGYVRGGYARVLERFAEVLAEKGVDIRLNSSVEKIEKLENGKIRVSVPATRRRADAKDHAMPQKTKYGMVQTATIVARGFSGGFLSEPDLSSGDAFGFRGNGGGETFDRVILTCPSNVAAKIAPQLTETEKQGLENIRYQGIVCASVLMKCSMSNFYVTNITDEAPFTGVIEMSALVDKKEFGRNALIYLPKYVAPDDELFEKSDDEIQRIFLNGMETMYSHFTRKDVLAFKVSRVRQVFPLPVLNYSRDLPSMKTSVDGLYVVNSSHIVNGTLNVNETVQLAENFLQELWPQKGTK
- a CDS encoding DegT/DnrJ/EryC1/StrS family aminotransferase; amino-acid sequence: MMLPSDQDASGRTFDETEIAYVTEALRSGTLTTTKGKFGKLLEQKFAEKFGAKYAYACTSGSAAIHIAVATVNPNPGDEIITTSITDMGALTPLMYRGVVPVFAEVDSKTLNVTAETIKAKISDRTKAIIVTHLFGNPCEMEPIMELAREHNLPVIEDSAQTFLAKCGDKYAGTIGDIGCFSLQQGKHMTVGEGGMVVTNDEKIARHMFLYINKAWGYGDANADHYFMALNYRISELQAAVALGQLEKLEECVANRQRTAAMLTDLLDGIDGIELPVIADNATHVYWKYCLTVDDTKIEGGSPGLANLLKEKNIFSAPRYIVKPAFMCQVFQEKNTLGDSQFPFNLARDGAVDYEMENYPLTAKALHDVLVLPWNEKYTEEHVRYIAENVRIAASKLRK
- a CDS encoding Gfo/Idh/MocA family oxidoreductase, whose translation is MNKLKFGLVGAGGIAQAYAQAFNESNCCDLVAIADVRPEAASALAEIVGGKVCDDYRQFVETELDAVIIATPPSTHPEIACFFMEHGLPVLCEKPLTTNVADAEKMIAAAEKAGVLFTMASKFRYCGDVIKAKGILASGVLGDVLQFENALTAKVDMSRRWNSQEEISGGGVLIDNGTHSVDIIRYFLGGIDSVLVVDAGGTQGLSVDENVKMFAKAQNDVTASVDLTWGINKELPYFISIYGTNGTLHIGWRESKYKLNSSPDWTVFGKGYDKTASFRGKIENFANALRGKEELFIKPSDALASVQVIEAAYRSMKQNLWQPVVEKAMTAK